In Leptospira sp. WS58.C1, a single genomic region encodes these proteins:
- a CDS encoding DUF5329 domain-containing protein, translating into MKNISFFILFIILISNSASVFGSEPEDEIKALVSSLDSCKDCVFVRNGSEHKLDEAKAHLLKKYDAAKSKISSTEDFIKGLASKSSITGTPYKIKFPDGKEVESEKWLTDKLNELRNPPPPTKQKKRK; encoded by the coding sequence ATGAAAAATATCTCATTCTTTATTCTATTCATTATTTTAATCTCGAACTCCGCCTCTGTTTTCGGATCGGAACCGGAAGATGAGATCAAGGCCTTGGTTTCTTCCTTGGACTCTTGCAAGGATTGTGTTTTCGTAAGAAACGGTTCGGAACATAAACTGGATGAGGCAAAGGCTCATTTACTAAAGAAATACGACGCAGCCAAAAGTAAAATAAGCAGCACGGAAGATTTTATCAAAGGATTAGCAAGTAAGTCCTCTATTACCGGAACTCCGTACAAGATCAAATTCCCAGACGGAAAAGAAGTAGAATCCGAGAAATGGCTTACCGACAAATTGAACGAACTTCGGAATCCGCCACCCCCGACCAAACAAAAAAAGCGGAAATAA
- a CDS encoding DoxX family protein produces the protein MENLDAKSISLWIMATIYTIAGILHFVIPKFYLRIMPPWIPYHKLMVQLSGIAEIALGLGLFFPQTKVLAAWGVILLLIAVFPANVYHFQSRTRKDPPSWALLLRLPLQFLLIYWAYTFTY, from the coding sequence ATGGAAAACCTAGACGCTAAATCGATCAGTCTCTGGATCATGGCGACCATCTATACGATCGCCGGCATTCTTCATTTTGTGATCCCTAAATTTTACTTAAGGATCATGCCTCCTTGGATTCCCTATCATAAACTTATGGTCCAACTCAGCGGTATCGCGGAAATCGCTTTGGGACTCGGCCTTTTTTTTCCCCAAACCAAAGTGTTGGCTGCTTGGGGAGTGATTCTTCTATTGATCGCTGTATTTCCTGCTAACGTGTATCATTTTCAATCTAGGACCAGAAAAGATCCTCCTAGTTGGGCTTTACTCTTAAGACTTCCTCTTCAATTCCTTTTGATCTACTGGGCTTATACTTTTACGTATTGA
- a CDS encoding class I SAM-dependent methyltransferase produces the protein MEDLPFKKEIFQRHHSSFPAKTEIWPKVRLLFGREGIPTDLSHLYLNEDGESWANLGYWENTKEYGTACANLAEYLGKLAGLNRDSKLLDLGFGCGDQFRIWENTFGVNVSNIYGINISKIQTEFAKRRYDGKTSSPNFILGSVETLAEFEDNCFDVVLALDSLYFFPDRNNLVREIYRIVKPGGVFVSSEILFSDRKISYWETFKRNLISRMAKMSRDLKKVEGIVSEYSAVGFNFEVLERIDPFVFPGFSQFILEKIKSEKKIPKRLAGRYEMLGEYFGSEKIKKHFEYWIYKVRKPC, from the coding sequence ATGGAAGATCTGCCTTTCAAAAAAGAAATTTTTCAGCGCCATCATTCTTCTTTTCCTGCTAAAACTGAGATCTGGCCCAAGGTAAGACTACTTTTCGGAAGAGAGGGAATTCCTACCGATCTTTCTCATCTCTACTTGAATGAGGACGGTGAATCCTGGGCCAATCTGGGTTATTGGGAGAACACAAAGGAATACGGCACAGCTTGCGCGAATTTAGCGGAATATTTGGGAAAATTGGCCGGCTTAAATCGTGATTCTAAACTATTAGATCTGGGATTCGGATGCGGGGATCAATTTAGAATTTGGGAAAATACTTTCGGAGTAAATGTTTCGAATATATACGGGATCAATATCTCCAAGATCCAGACTGAATTTGCAAAAAGACGTTATGACGGAAAAACAAGTTCTCCCAATTTCATTTTAGGAAGTGTAGAAACATTAGCGGAATTCGAGGACAATTGTTTCGATGTAGTGCTTGCCTTGGATAGTCTGTATTTTTTCCCCGATCGAAATAATTTGGTCCGCGAAATTTATAGGATCGTAAAGCCGGGAGGAGTATTCGTATCTTCGGAAATATTATTTTCCGATCGAAAGATTTCTTATTGGGAAACTTTCAAACGGAATTTGATCTCGAGGATGGCAAAGATGTCCCGCGATCTTAAAAAAGTGGAAGGGATCGTTTCCGAATATTCCGCAGTAGGATTCAATTTCGAGGTCTTAGAAAGAATAGACCCTTTCGTATTTCCGGGATTTTCCCAATTTATATTAGAAAAAATTAAATCGGAAAAAAAGATCCCAAAACGATTAGCGGGAAGATACGAGATGTTGGGAGAATATTTCGGCTCCGAAAAGATCAAAAAACATTTCGAATATTGGATCTATAAGGTCAGAAAACCCTGTTAG
- a CDS encoding class II glutamine amidotransferase, giving the protein MCELLGMSANVPTDICFSFTGLVQRGGKTGPHKDGWGIAFYEGKGCRVFQDPQASADSQLAELVRTFPIKSNLVISHIRKANRGKVDLKNTHPFVRELWGYYWTFAHNGQLKGVKKEPLKNFAPVGTTDSEHAFCWVLSELKKKFKTRPKNETVLSQEIRKLLSKLGKKGVSNILISDSKYLYAYCSTKLVYITRHAPFGEAKLLDADLSIDFREHTNPKDVVTVLATSPLTQNEIWTHFLPGEFQVWKEGKQWQRFSPDIR; this is encoded by the coding sequence ATGTGCGAACTTTTGGGAATGAGTGCCAATGTTCCTACGGATATTTGCTTTAGTTTCACAGGCCTTGTCCAAAGAGGCGGGAAAACGGGACCCCATAAAGATGGATGGGGGATCGCATTCTATGAAGGCAAGGGTTGCAGGGTCTTCCAAGATCCTCAGGCAAGTGCGGATTCGCAATTGGCGGAGCTCGTCCGGACATTTCCGATCAAAAGTAATTTAGTCATTTCTCATATCCGAAAAGCGAATCGTGGTAAGGTGGATCTGAAAAATACACATCCTTTTGTTCGGGAGCTTTGGGGTTATTATTGGACTTTCGCTCATAACGGGCAATTGAAAGGAGTGAAGAAGGAACCATTAAAAAATTTTGCTCCCGTCGGAACTACGGACAGCGAGCATGCTTTTTGTTGGGTTCTTTCCGAATTAAAAAAGAAGTTTAAGACAAGGCCTAAAAATGAAACGGTACTCTCCCAAGAAATCCGTAAACTTTTGTCTAAACTCGGAAAAAAGGGAGTTTCGAATATCCTGATTTCGGATTCCAAATATTTATACGCATATTGTTCCACAAAGTTAGTTTATATCACAAGACATGCCCCCTTCGGAGAAGCCAAGCTCCTAGATGCGGACTTAAGCATAGATTTTAGAGAGCATACAAATCCGAAAGACGTAGTAACCGTTTTAGCCACCAGCCCTTTAACCCAAAACGAAATTTGGACCCACTTTTTACCCGGAGAATTTCAAGTTTGGAAAGAAGGAAAACAATGGCAAAGATTTTCTCCCGATATTAGATAG
- a CDS encoding CPBP family intramembrane glutamic endopeptidase, which translates to MKSIDRTWLNLILAPIWFLVVISVFSGYYSFLGIPAEEIGLKVSNQTPLIILIVQLLILATLLSSTRHESYHLFKDAWINSDWKVQSLTGIFVGCIIAGLYLYLLSPAQTYLQNTVGDYIPAGETMKVLGKQIPIFFVANVLLAPYVEENLYRNFALSDFLHKFGKLKSIVLTSLFFGLLHWTGGFWYILMTAIFVGVPFAILTVQSQSIICAFVSHLTLNIIEFAYILSLNL; encoded by the coding sequence ATGAAATCCATTGATAGAACGTGGTTGAATCTAATCCTGGCACCGATCTGGTTTTTAGTCGTAATCTCCGTATTTTCCGGTTATTACTCTTTTCTTGGAATCCCCGCAGAAGAAATAGGATTGAAAGTTTCGAACCAGACTCCTCTGATCATTTTAATCGTCCAGCTCTTGATACTGGCAACATTACTAAGTTCCACTAGACATGAATCCTATCATCTATTCAAAGATGCTTGGATCAATTCGGATTGGAAGGTCCAGTCCTTAACGGGAATCTTTGTCGGATGTATCATTGCAGGCCTCTATCTGTATTTACTTTCACCCGCTCAAACATACCTGCAAAATACTGTAGGTGATTATATACCCGCCGGGGAAACTATGAAAGTATTAGGGAAACAAATCCCTATCTTTTTTGTGGCGAACGTACTACTCGCCCCTTATGTGGAGGAAAATTTATATAGAAATTTTGCTCTTTCCGATTTCCTGCATAAGTTCGGAAAACTGAAAAGTATCGTACTCACGTCTTTATTTTTCGGGTTATTACATTGGACAGGCGGTTTTTGGTATATACTTATGACTGCGATATTCGTCGGGGTCCCTTTTGCGATCCTTACCGTCCAAAGCCAAAGTATCATCTGCGCTTTCGTTTCGCATCTGACTCTCAATATAATAGAATTCGCTTATATCCTCAGCCTGAACTTATGA
- a CDS encoding cereblon family protein, which produces MPDLPSGVPESESIEKKEIIQENWKLCTSCGEKITKEEWKTSVDGAYLHNFINPLGIEFRILTFSQAIGITWQKDSYLEHTWFPGFAWRVGTCSACGSHLGWNFESVSGSSSFLGLVLGRITS; this is translated from the coding sequence ATGCCGGATCTTCCTAGTGGCGTTCCTGAAAGCGAATCGATCGAAAAAAAAGAAATAATCCAAGAGAATTGGAAGTTATGCACTTCTTGTGGAGAAAAGATCACAAAAGAAGAATGGAAAACTTCCGTGGATGGAGCATATCTTCATAATTTTATAAATCCACTCGGGATAGAATTTAGGATACTCACATTCTCACAAGCGATCGGAATTACTTGGCAAAAAGATTCTTATCTGGAACATACTTGGTTTCCCGGTTTTGCCTGGAGAGTCGGAACCTGCTCCGCTTGCGGCTCCCATCTAGGTTGGAATTTTGAATCTGTTTCGGGTTCCAGTTCCTTCTTAGGACTTGTCTTGGGGAGAATTACTTCTTAA
- a CDS encoding NAD(P)-binding protein translates to MKIAVIGSGIAGLSASWYLGKEHEVSLLEKHPLVGMDAHGTDLFSNGHSIRVDVPFRAFKRNYYPCLLDLYREAGIEVRPVDYSFSLNYGDGTTYFGFSTLGIGGNFVPIPYWVCFSNKTSRRIFSDAIRFYEESERELRSLEGEQLTISQFLSRFGYSVEFEDLYLIPMFSTINTCTSESAKNYPAEVVIGYHSSGLKFLRFLTPEKGTRDVTEKLSKRASSVRLSTDPKKIVLEKDKVKLIFENGEELFDRVVVAAPANQAISILPDEYSKEKSLLSKLKYEASEVVVHSDEKFMPKQKRHWAPMCFSLSQDSSTATATILLNKVLPSMKGKAVFQTWNPLVQPNEKDFISRSKFERPVIDIASRKILEELKGLQELPGKKVWLCGSYARYGMPLLEAGVSTSLDVKRWVETSLKS, encoded by the coding sequence ATGAAAATAGCGGTCATCGGTAGCGGAATCGCCGGCTTAAGTGCATCTTGGTACTTGGGCAAAGAACATGAAGTCTCTCTTTTAGAAAAACATCCTTTGGTCGGTATGGATGCTCACGGTACCGATCTTTTCTCCAACGGACATTCTATCCGTGTGGATGTTCCATTTAGGGCATTCAAACGTAATTATTATCCTTGTCTTTTAGATCTTTACAGGGAAGCGGGCATCGAAGTAAGGCCGGTAGATTATTCGTTTTCCTTAAACTACGGAGACGGCACGACTTATTTCGGTTTTTCCACCTTGGGTATCGGAGGGAATTTTGTTCCGATCCCTTATTGGGTTTGTTTTTCCAATAAAACTTCTAGACGTATTTTTTCGGATGCGATCCGCTTTTACGAAGAATCGGAAAGAGAGCTCCGATCATTAGAAGGAGAACAACTTACCATCTCTCAGTTTTTGAGTAGATTCGGTTATTCCGTCGAATTCGAAGACCTGTATCTGATCCCTATGTTTTCCACGATTAATACCTGTACTTCTGAAAGCGCTAAAAATTATCCGGCAGAAGTAGTGATCGGTTATCATTCCAGCGGATTAAAATTCCTTAGATTTTTAACTCCGGAAAAAGGAACTAGGGACGTTACGGAAAAACTTTCAAAAAGAGCTTCCTCCGTCCGTTTGAGCACCGACCCTAAAAAAATCGTTTTAGAAAAAGATAAAGTAAAACTGATCTTCGAGAATGGAGAGGAACTTTTCGATAGAGTGGTGGTTGCTGCTCCCGCCAATCAGGCGATCTCCATTCTTCCGGATGAATATTCAAAGGAGAAGTCCCTACTTTCCAAACTTAAATACGAGGCTTCGGAAGTAGTAGTCCATTCGGACGAAAAGTTTATGCCCAAACAGAAAAGGCATTGGGCTCCTATGTGTTTTTCCCTTTCTCAAGATAGTTCTACCGCAACTGCCACGATTCTTCTAAACAAAGTCCTTCCCTCTATGAAAGGTAAGGCGGTTTTCCAGACTTGGAATCCGCTTGTACAACCGAATGAAAAAGATTTTATCAGCAGATCCAAATTCGAAAGGCCTGTGATCGATATCGCTTCCAGAAAAATTTTGGAAGAATTGAAGGGCTTACAGGAACTTCCCGGGAAAAAAGTATGGCTTTGCGGTTCTTATGCAAGATACGGGATGCCGCTTTTAGAAGCGGGAGTTTCCACTTCTTTGGATGTAAAAAGATGGGTAGAAACTTCACTCAAATCTTAA
- a CDS encoding SDR family oxidoreductase has protein sequence MKQTILVTGASSGIGLLLANKLHQDGHTVIGTSRNPEEHRLPFTLLELDISSDKSIESFTKQLFSQIQSLDVLINNAGYLVSGLAEETSIDLGRQQFETNFWGTVKLTNQLLPYFRKQRHGKIITVGSILGLIGLPNVSYYSASKHSLEGYFKVLRFELRDFNIKVSMVEPMGFKTNIGASAVRSKIQIHDYDLLRKQTAAFSKETFDKAPTPEPVVDTVVKIINQKDPKFNFPVGQGASFILTMQHYAYKTFESSILKRLHKAKL, from the coding sequence ATGAAACAGACAATTTTAGTTACAGGAGCCTCTTCAGGTATCGGGCTTCTTCTTGCCAATAAACTCCATCAGGACGGTCATACTGTTATCGGAACAAGCCGCAATCCGGAAGAACATAGATTACCTTTTACATTATTAGAATTAGATATTTCTTCCGACAAATCGATCGAATCCTTCACGAAACAACTCTTCAGTCAGATACAAAGTTTGGATGTTCTGATCAATAATGCAGGTTATTTGGTATCAGGTCTCGCCGAGGAAACTTCTATCGATTTAGGCAGACAACAATTCGAGACCAATTTTTGGGGTACGGTAAAACTCACAAATCAACTGCTGCCTTATTTCAGAAAACAACGTCATGGAAAGATTATCACAGTCGGATCCATTCTTGGTTTAATAGGTCTTCCTAATGTTTCTTACTACTCGGCTTCGAAACACTCTTTGGAAGGTTACTTTAAAGTTCTGCGTTTTGAGTTAAGGGACTTTAATATTAAAGTCAGCATGGTTGAGCCGATGGGGTTCAAAACAAATATCGGCGCTAGCGCCGTTAGGTCAAAAATACAAATTCATGATTACGATCTCCTTCGGAAACAAACTGCTGCATTCTCGAAAGAGACATTCGATAAAGCACCTACTCCGGAACCGGTTGTAGATACCGTAGTAAAAATTATTAATCAAAAAGATCCAAAATTCAATTTCCCGGTGGGCCAAGGGGCTTCGTTTATTCTTACGATGCAACATTATGCGTATAAAACTTTCGAGAGTTCGATCTTGAAAAGACTTCATAAAGCGAAATTATAA
- a CDS encoding glycosyltransferase family 4 protein: MLPSTYISSYPKAGPFRILVVTETFPPEINGVAKTLHRMLGDLLQRGHEIILVRPKQGHNDYATASNNYREVLVRGAKIPLYEDLRFGFPEKYLLRRLIELEKPDIVHVVTEGPLGWSAVRAARHVGVPIISDFRTNFHAYAKYYKFGFAGKLVHNYLKGLHNRTQTTLVPTAQIKEQLTVQGYTNVQVVSRGIDSDLFHPARRNPKLKSEWGLKSSELGILYVGRLAPEKNLDLLVRTFRRIQSRVPDTKLILVGDGPSKGKLQKENPDFIFRGMRKGKELAEHYATGDLFLFPSLTETFGNVIVEAMASGLPIVAYDYAAANQHLQHGKSALLCGFDKEEEFIEQSCILAGNKKLALKLGHAARKIAASCTWDDVTDSLEMTYSKLSLSKKRSAKSKKAIRLKVQMVRS; the protein is encoded by the coding sequence ATGCTTCCATCGACTTATATCAGTTCTTATCCTAAAGCAGGTCCCTTTCGAATATTAGTGGTGACCGAAACTTTTCCTCCTGAGATCAACGGAGTTGCAAAAACACTTCATAGAATGTTGGGTGATCTTTTACAAAGAGGCCATGAGATCATTCTGGTCCGTCCAAAACAAGGTCATAATGATTACGCAACAGCGAGCAATAACTACAGAGAAGTACTTGTAAGAGGAGCAAAAATCCCCTTATACGAAGATCTACGGTTTGGATTTCCTGAAAAATACCTACTCCGTAGATTAATTGAATTAGAAAAACCTGATATAGTACACGTAGTTACGGAAGGGCCATTAGGTTGGTCGGCGGTAAGAGCGGCCAGACATGTTGGAGTTCCAATCATCAGCGATTTTAGGACAAATTTCCACGCGTATGCTAAATATTATAAATTCGGATTCGCGGGAAAGTTAGTCCATAATTATCTAAAAGGGTTACACAATAGGACCCAAACGACCTTGGTGCCGACTGCTCAGATCAAAGAACAGTTAACGGTACAAGGATACACGAATGTACAAGTGGTTTCCAGAGGAATAGATTCGGATCTATTCCATCCAGCTCGCAGAAATCCTAAATTAAAATCGGAATGGGGACTAAAATCATCCGAACTTGGAATTTTATATGTAGGAAGATTGGCTCCGGAAAAAAATCTGGACTTACTTGTAAGAACTTTCCGCAGGATCCAATCCAGAGTTCCAGACACAAAATTGATCTTAGTAGGAGACGGACCTTCTAAAGGAAAACTACAAAAGGAAAATCCCGATTTCATATTTAGAGGAATGAGAAAAGGAAAAGAACTGGCTGAACATTATGCCACAGGAGATCTATTTTTATTCCCAAGTCTTACCGAAACTTTCGGGAATGTGATCGTAGAAGCAATGGCATCCGGTCTTCCTATCGTAGCATACGACTACGCGGCTGCCAACCAACATCTCCAACACGGTAAGTCCGCTTTACTCTGCGGTTTCGATAAAGAAGAAGAATTTATAGAACAATCCTGCATCTTAGCGGGAAATAAAAAATTGGCCCTCAAGCTGGGTCATGCCGCGAGAAAAATCGCAGCTTCCTGTACCTGGGATGATGTTACCGATTCTTTGGAAATGACTTATTCTAAACTTTCTCTTTCTAAGAAAAGATCTGCAAAGTCCAAAAAAGCGATAAGACTGAAAGTGCAAATGGTGAGGAGCTAG
- a CDS encoding OmpA family protein: protein MIRSFSYLLLLILCLRSEQLFAEERIIEGKLLQFGRMLGTGNEFIQVLSNDLSPELSRLHNQTIRVLCQMRGENCDPIRYETYPFSESKGLADWTLKRIPNYVNRGYFAFNPTVTPDGRSIFWTVYSSKGKSGTQRIWFAEKDDKGFWRDGKEMPAPLNNDLNSAVIAVLPSNNELFVFGSFGDDEASRKIQFEFQDKREELRKNTRDEMEFRLKEEQLAYEYLRKLTNLQNKATVPLYKSYKEKGNWSYPKAINFPDFANLYLKNNTSVFGGSTLSSSGRILIYSVQQPDSHGKLDLYVSIQKDDGSFGIGKNLGEIVNTSSEETAPFLAGDDRTLYFCSDGHKGLSVYVTKRIGEGWDNWTKPVEVSANLKGVNFFSIPVNSDWAYVSKEGQLYMAYLPRDFRPNPVVVINGKVLDEEGNPLGAEIHYESLTRLEKRGSAKSDSKTGSFSLVLPYGEKYGFYAEKQGHLSVSRNIDLTDSKQEDAKLDVEFRLPALAVGRQVLLNNLFFETNKFEISKDSEPELDRLANFLKSNPKLKISVEGHTDNIGKKEHNQELSQNRAKAVADYLISKHGIEDTRVRTQGFGDSQPISSNDNASDRQKNRRVVLQIVD, encoded by the coding sequence ATGATCCGTTCTTTTTCATATCTCTTGTTGTTGATCCTCTGCCTAAGATCGGAGCAACTTTTCGCCGAGGAGAGAATTATCGAGGGAAAACTTCTACAATTCGGTAGAATGTTAGGTACAGGAAACGAGTTCATTCAGGTACTTTCCAACGATTTGAGCCCTGAACTTTCCAGACTTCATAACCAAACCATTCGTGTACTCTGCCAGATGAGAGGGGAAAATTGCGACCCGATACGTTATGAGACCTATCCATTTTCCGAATCCAAGGGTCTTGCGGATTGGACCTTAAAAAGAATTCCGAATTATGTGAACAGAGGGTACTTCGCTTTTAATCCGACAGTCACTCCGGATGGAAGATCCATTTTTTGGACCGTATATTCTAGCAAGGGTAAATCGGGCACTCAAAGGATCTGGTTTGCGGAGAAGGACGATAAAGGTTTTTGGAGAGACGGGAAAGAGATGCCTGCTCCTCTAAATAACGACTTGAACTCGGCTGTGATCGCGGTCCTCCCGAGTAATAATGAATTATTCGTCTTCGGTTCTTTCGGCGATGACGAAGCTTCTCGCAAGATCCAATTCGAGTTCCAAGATAAAAGAGAAGAATTAAGAAAAAACACCAGAGACGAGATGGAATTCCGCTTAAAAGAAGAACAGCTCGCTTACGAATATCTCCGAAAACTGACCAATCTTCAAAACAAAGCGACTGTTCCATTATATAAAAGTTATAAAGAAAAAGGGAATTGGTCTTATCCTAAAGCGATTAACTTTCCCGATTTTGCGAATTTATATCTGAAAAATAATACTTCCGTCTTCGGAGGATCGACCCTTTCTTCTTCCGGAAGGATACTGATCTATTCCGTCCAGCAACCCGATTCCCACGGCAAATTGGATCTGTATGTCAGTATCCAAAAAGATGACGGCTCTTTCGGAATAGGTAAAAATTTAGGTGAGATCGTTAACACTTCTTCCGAAGAGACCGCTCCGTTTTTAGCGGGAGACGATAGAACACTTTATTTCTGCAGCGACGGTCATAAGGGCCTTTCCGTATATGTAACCAAAAGAATCGGAGAAGGTTGGGACAATTGGACTAAACCGGTAGAGGTATCCGCAAATTTAAAAGGTGTGAACTTCTTTTCTATTCCCGTAAATAGCGACTGGGCTTATGTAAGTAAAGAAGGTCAACTGTATATGGCTTATCTTCCTCGAGATTTTCGCCCGAACCCAGTTGTAGTGATTAACGGCAAAGTTTTGGATGAAGAAGGAAATCCTTTGGGTGCGGAAATTCATTACGAATCCTTAACACGTTTGGAAAAAAGAGGAAGTGCGAAAAGCGATTCTAAAACCGGTTCATTCAGTTTAGTTCTTCCTTACGGCGAAAAATACGGTTTTTATGCGGAGAAACAAGGTCATCTTTCCGTTTCTAGAAATATCGATCTTACGGATTCAAAACAAGAAGACGCAAAATTGGATGTGGAATTCCGTCTTCCTGCTTTGGCAGTGGGTCGACAAGTCCTTCTGAACAATTTATTTTTTGAAACAAACAAGTTCGAGATCTCCAAGGATTCCGAACCTGAATTGGATCGTTTGGCGAACTTTTTAAAATCGAATCCCAAACTCAAAATCTCCGTCGAAGGTCATACGGATAATATAGGCAAAAAAGAACATAACCAGGAACTTTCCCAAAACAGAGCGAAGGCTGTTGCGGATTATCTAATCTCTAAACATGGAATTGAGGACACGAGAGTTCGGACCCAAGGTTTCGGGGACAGCCAACCGATTTCCTCCAATGATAACGCTTCGGACCGTCAAAAGAACAGAAGAGTTGTGTTGCAGATCGTAGACTGA
- a CDS encoding glycosyltransferase — protein MILHIDTETGWRGGERQLFLLAEGLKKHKIPQLILCKPGSSLEARANDVGLPTVTLPLKGEWDFGSVKALQELIVSKEIKLIHAHTAKAHSIAWMAKAKLPHVKLIVSRRVDFRLRKNWFSKRKYVSDRVDLYLSVSNRIREILILDGIDPAKVVTVYSGIDLGVFKKTMDISYLRKEFNLSKDELIIGNIAALVDHKDQKTLLNALSKVETDKKFKVLIVGEGELRKELERIASEKKLSDKVIFTGFRTDIPELLSLFDIFTLTSKEEGLGTSVLDAMASGLPIVATNGGGISEMLAEGKGALISEVGDTVSLAASYKTLLEDPKFRKSMGTFNKESVKRFSVKNTIKKTELAYYSLLGEEIYSGSKGKSGEAA, from the coding sequence GTGATTCTTCATATCGACACGGAAACCGGCTGGAGAGGAGGAGAAAGGCAACTTTTTCTTCTGGCAGAAGGTTTAAAAAAACACAAAATCCCCCAACTCATCTTATGTAAACCTGGCTCTTCTTTAGAGGCGCGCGCTAACGATGTTGGACTTCCAACAGTTACTCTTCCTTTAAAAGGTGAATGGGACTTCGGTTCCGTAAAGGCTCTACAAGAACTGATCGTTTCCAAAGAGATCAAACTTATACACGCTCATACTGCAAAAGCACATTCAATTGCTTGGATGGCGAAGGCAAAACTCCCTCATGTGAAACTTATAGTTTCCAGAAGAGTGGATTTTAGACTTAGAAAGAATTGGTTCAGCAAACGTAAGTATGTTTCCGACAGAGTGGATCTTTACTTAAGTGTTTCGAATCGTATTCGTGAAATTCTCATCTTGGATGGCATAGATCCGGCGAAAGTAGTGACCGTTTACAGCGGGATCGACCTAGGCGTTTTCAAAAAAACAATGGATATTTCTTATTTAAGAAAGGAATTCAATCTTTCTAAAGACGAACTAATCATAGGTAATATCGCCGCATTAGTCGATCATAAGGACCAAAAAACGTTACTCAACGCTTTGTCCAAGGTAGAAACGGATAAAAAATTTAAGGTTTTAATCGTAGGCGAAGGAGAACTCAGAAAGGAACTGGAACGTATCGCCTCCGAAAAAAAACTTTCGGATAAGGTGATCTTCACGGGATTCAGGACGGATATCCCCGAACTTCTCTCCTTATTCGATATTTTTACGTTAACTTCCAAAGAAGAAGGACTCGGGACTTCCGTTTTAGACGCAATGGCTTCCGGCTTACCAATCGTGGCAACAAACGGTGGTGGAATTTCGGAAATGCTTGCGGAAGGAAAGGGCGCGCTCATCTCCGAGGTGGGGGATACGGTCTCTCTCGCTGCTTCTTATAAGACTCTATTAGAAGATCCTAAATTTCGAAAATCTATGGGTACTTTTAATAAGGAATCCGTAAAAAGATTTTCGGTTAAAAACACCATTAAGAAAACCGAATTAGCGTATTATAGTTTATTGGGCGAAGAGATTTATTCCGGTTCGAAAGGAAAATCGGGGGAAGCAGC
- a CDS encoding winged helix-turn-helix transcriptional regulator, protein MSVNKKRSNCPISCSLDIWGDKWSLLIIRDLMFNKKGTYGEFLKSEEGIATNILASRLQSLEESGLIEKSDHPDSKLKVLYKLTQKGIDLLPVFFEIYTWAEKYFDIPKDIKAALKEAKKDKDAFIRSKTKELRK, encoded by the coding sequence ATGTCGGTGAACAAAAAAAGATCGAATTGTCCGATTAGTTGCTCCCTGGATATCTGGGGAGACAAATGGTCTCTTCTCATTATCAGGGATCTGATGTTTAATAAAAAAGGGACTTACGGTGAATTCTTGAAATCGGAGGAGGGAATCGCTACGAATATTTTAGCTTCCAGACTTCAGTCGTTAGAAGAAAGCGGCCTCATCGAAAAATCGGACCATCCGGATAGCAAATTAAAAGTTCTGTATAAGCTTACACAAAAAGGTATCGATCTACTACCTGTCTTTTTTGAGATCTATACCTGGGCGGAAAAGTATTTTGATATTCCAAAAGACATCAAAGCGGCATTAAAAGAGGCAAAGAAGGACAAAGACGCTTTTATTAGATCGAAGACAAAAGAATTGAGAAAGTAG